The following coding sequences lie in one Takifugu flavidus isolate HTHZ2018 chromosome 4, ASM371156v2, whole genome shotgun sequence genomic window:
- the ddi2 gene encoding protein DDI1 homolog 2 isoform X2: MLVTVFCAPRDRPETTFVLDVSPDLKLRDFVGLCVPESGIPADEIQITYAEQPLKDPTRALGTYGVKDGDVVVLRQTDRRPPPTQPAFPGLPRIDFRSISVPGTSSSVSPRSATRPQPPVSLGQQPLPRPPQPSAPVAFRGTSPQGLDDPALLQQMLLTNPHELSLLKERNPPLAEALLSGDLERFTKVLQEQQQDRAKREQERIRLLTADPFDLEAQAKIEEDIRQHNVEENMNIAMEEAPESFGQVVMLYINCKVNGHPVKAFVDSGAQMTIMSQACAERCNIMRLVDRRWAGIAKGVGTQKIIGRVHLAQVQIEGDFLPCSFSILEDQPMDMLLGLDMLKRHQCSIDLKKNVLLIGTTGTETRFLSEAELPECARLAYGAEGREDVRPDELADRELAEALQRSIQESGQH; this comes from the exons ATGCTGGTCACCGTTTTCTGCGCGCCTAGGGATCGCCCAGAAACCACCTTCGTACTCGATGTGTCACCGGACCTGAAACTGAGAGACTTTGTCGGACTTTGCGTACCAGAATCGGGAATACCAGCTGATGAAATCCAG ATTACATATGCAGAACAACCACTAAAAGACCCCACTCGTGCCTTGGGGACCTATGGTGTTAAGGATGGCGATGTTGTGGTTCTTCGGCAAACTGATAGACGCCCCCCACCAACTCAGCCAGCCTTTCCAG GCCTGCCCCGTATTGACTTTCGTTCCATCTCTGTACCCGGCACGTCCTCTTCAGTGAGTCCACGAAGCGCCACGAGGCCGCAGCCTCCAGTATCGCTCGGGCAGCAGCCCCTCCCACGCCCCCCACAGCCTTCAGCGCCGGTAGCCTTTCGTGGAACCTCTCCTCAGGGTTTGGATGATCCCGCCTTACTCCAGCAGATGCTGTTGACCAACCCACACGAACTTTCACTGCTTAAAGAGCGAAACCCGCCACTCGCCGAGGCCCTGCTCAGCGGAGACTTAG AACGCTTCACCAAAGTGCTgcaggagcaacagcaggaTCGAGCTAAACGAGAGCAAGAGAGGATTCGTCTTCTGACGGCGGATCCTTTTGATTTAGAAGCTCAGGCAAAGATTGAGGAGGACATTAG gcaACACAACGTGGAGGAAAATATGAACATTGCGATGGAGGAGGCCCCAGAAAGCTTCGGACAGGTGGTTATGCTCTACATCAACTGCAAGGTCAATGGACACCCAGTGAAGGCTTTTGTTGACTCGG GAGCCCAGATGACCATCATGAGCCAAGCGTGCGCCGAGCGCTGCAACATCATGCGGCTGGTAGACCGCCGCTGGGCCGGGATTGCGAAGGGGGTGGGCACTCAGAAGATCATTGGCAGAGTTCATTTGG CTCAGGTCCAGATAGAAGGAGACTTCCTTCCCTGTTCCTTTTCCATCCTAGAGGACCAACCCATGGACATGTTGCTGGGCCTCGACATGCTGAAGAGACACCAG TGTTCCATCGACCTGAAGAAGAACGTGCTGCTGATAGGCACCACGGGCACTGAGACGCGCTTCCTGTCTGAGGCGGAGCTGCCGGAGTGCGCGCGACTGGCCTACGGGGCGGAGGGGCGCGAAGACGTCCGTCCAGACGAGCTAGCCGACAGAGAACTGGCCGAGGCGCTGCAGAGGTCCATACAGGAAAGTG gacagcACTGA
- the ddi2 gene encoding protein DDI1 homolog 2 isoform X1: MLVTVFCAPRDRPETTFVLDVSPDLKLRDFVGLCVPESGIPADEIQITYAEQPLKDPTRALGTYGVKDGDVVVLRQTDRRPPPTQPAFPGLPRIDFRSISVPGTSSSVSPRSATRPQPPVSLGQQPLPRPPQPSAPVAFRGTSPQGLDDPALLQQMLLTNPHELSLLKERNPPLAEALLSGDLERFTKVLQEQQQDRAKREQERIRLLTADPFDLEAQAKIEEDIRQHNVEENMNIAMEEAPESFGQVVMLYINCKVNGHPVKAFVDSGAQMTIMSQACAERCNIMRLVDRRWAGIAKGVGTQKIIGRVHLAQVQIEGDFLPCSFSILEDQPMDMLLGLDMLKRHQCSIDLKKNVLLIGTTGTETRFLSEAELPECARLAYGAEGREDVRPDELADRELAEALQRSIQESDPAAGQTTSQEPPPFTLPRTLGQTPSSTSALQNPPPQHPQMLDRSQSAPATVRQASASGLLQPSASATNVIAPPHPAGPDPTPPPPLVAPSTEVLGTSFAAEATTQAPDPDVEVELGAAGGGSESEDLKNTALPGSPTQAMEQEAVEPDAAEGVEVCHSDPTQSDPVEMEFPVDSQDAASSERDQPERERPPCSDSIPSLAAALMELHELLVSNNQAHAASCSSSQPVKQETGQDAPDTPGPTVAPGAESRDAKANRFAAASDEGPSDCVALDPSEPESGGPTENREGQRPAQCPESSMDRTTQEHDEVEKTSLIQADPEAPSASVGELELKEAADGCQDGATDNPGPQTERASLRPSAVTTEVSDPPVPEVLQLSSPDPSVSSQPPFIDHFPAEHIRRIQAAGFSASEAAEALQRAHGVVELALLTLLARSITVPT; encoded by the exons ATGCTGGTCACCGTTTTCTGCGCGCCTAGGGATCGCCCAGAAACCACCTTCGTACTCGATGTGTCACCGGACCTGAAACTGAGAGACTTTGTCGGACTTTGCGTACCAGAATCGGGAATACCAGCTGATGAAATCCAG ATTACATATGCAGAACAACCACTAAAAGACCCCACTCGTGCCTTGGGGACCTATGGTGTTAAGGATGGCGATGTTGTGGTTCTTCGGCAAACTGATAGACGCCCCCCACCAACTCAGCCAGCCTTTCCAG GCCTGCCCCGTATTGACTTTCGTTCCATCTCTGTACCCGGCACGTCCTCTTCAGTGAGTCCACGAAGCGCCACGAGGCCGCAGCCTCCAGTATCGCTCGGGCAGCAGCCCCTCCCACGCCCCCCACAGCCTTCAGCGCCGGTAGCCTTTCGTGGAACCTCTCCTCAGGGTTTGGATGATCCCGCCTTACTCCAGCAGATGCTGTTGACCAACCCACACGAACTTTCACTGCTTAAAGAGCGAAACCCGCCACTCGCCGAGGCCCTGCTCAGCGGAGACTTAG AACGCTTCACCAAAGTGCTgcaggagcaacagcaggaTCGAGCTAAACGAGAGCAAGAGAGGATTCGTCTTCTGACGGCGGATCCTTTTGATTTAGAAGCTCAGGCAAAGATTGAGGAGGACATTAG gcaACACAACGTGGAGGAAAATATGAACATTGCGATGGAGGAGGCCCCAGAAAGCTTCGGACAGGTGGTTATGCTCTACATCAACTGCAAGGTCAATGGACACCCAGTGAAGGCTTTTGTTGACTCGG GAGCCCAGATGACCATCATGAGCCAAGCGTGCGCCGAGCGCTGCAACATCATGCGGCTGGTAGACCGCCGCTGGGCCGGGATTGCGAAGGGGGTGGGCACTCAGAAGATCATTGGCAGAGTTCATTTGG CTCAGGTCCAGATAGAAGGAGACTTCCTTCCCTGTTCCTTTTCCATCCTAGAGGACCAACCCATGGACATGTTGCTGGGCCTCGACATGCTGAAGAGACACCAG TGTTCCATCGACCTGAAGAAGAACGTGCTGCTGATAGGCACCACGGGCACTGAGACGCGCTTCCTGTCTGAGGCGGAGCTGCCGGAGTGCGCGCGACTGGCCTACGGGGCGGAGGGGCGCGAAGACGTCCGTCCAGACGAGCTAGCCGACAGAGAACTGGCCGAGGCGCTGCAGAGGTCCATACAGGAAAGTG ACCCTGCAGCTGGACAAACTACCTCACAGGAGCCCCCACCATTTACATTACCCAGAACCTTAGGCCAAACTCCTTCATCCACGTCAGCGCTCCAGAATCCCCCCCCTCAACATCCCCAAATGCTGGACCGCTCTCAGTCTGCCCCGGCCACCGTGAGGCAGGCCTCAGCTTCAGGGCTTCTTCAGCCTTCGGCATCAGCTACGAATGTCATTGCCCCACCTCATCCGGCCGGGCCTGACCCCACACCGCCGCCCCCTCTCGTCGCCCCTTCAACAGAGGTGCTTGGTACTTCATTTGCTGCTGAGGCCACCACCCAGGCCCCGGATCCGGATGTCGAGGTGGAGCTTGGTGCTGCAGGAGGGGGCTCTGAGTCGGAGGACTTGAAGAACACCGCTCTGCCTGGGTCACCAACACAAGCCATGGAGCAAGAGGCGGTCGAGCCCGACGCAGCCGAAGGTGTGGAAGTCTGCCACAGCGATCCCACCCAGTCTGACCCAGTTGAAATGGAGTTCCCGGTTGACTCCCAGGACGCAGCGTCCTCTGAGAGAGACCAGCCAGAAAGAGAGCGCCCCCCCTGCTCTGACAGCATCCCCTCTCTGGCAGCCGCTCTGATGGAGCTCCACGAGCTGCTGGTGTCCAACAACCAGGCCCACgccgcctcctgctcctcatcacAGCCAGTCAAGCAGGAAACGGGCCAGGACGCCCCCGACACCCCCGGTCCCACCGTCGCACCGGGTGCAGAATCACGCGATGCCAAAGCGAACCGTTTTGCTGCAGCGTCTGATGAGGGACCATCCGACTGTGTTGCTCTTGACCCGTCAGAACCTGAGAGTGGAGGTCCAACAGAGAACAGGGAGGGACAAAGACCAGCACAGTGTCCAGAGAGCTCCATGGACAGGACCACGCAGGAGCACGATGAGGTCGAGAAGACCAGCCTCATTCAGGCCGACCCAGAGGCTCCTTCCGCCTCCGTGGGGGAACTGGAGCTCAAAGAAGCAGCCGATGGTTGCCAGGACGGTGCCACGGATAATCCTGGTCCCCAGACGGAGCGCGCTTCACTCCGCCCTTCCGCTGTGACCACAGAAGTGTCCGACCCTCCTGTCCCCGAGGTGCTCCAGCTTTCATCTCCAGACCCCTCAGTCTCCTCTCAGCCTCCCTTTATAGACCATTTTCCAGCTGAGCACATCCGGAGAATCCAAGCAGCGGGATTCTCTGCCAGCGAGGCGGCCGAGGCGCTGCAAAGAGCCCACGGGGTCGTGGAGCTAGCACTGCTAACGCTGCTAGCCCGCAGTATCACTGTGCCCACCTAG